A single region of the Alteriqipengyuania flavescens genome encodes:
- the ssb gene encoding single-stranded DNA-binding protein, which translates to MAGSLNKVMLIGNLGADPEIRSFQNGGKVANLRIATSETWKDRNTGERQERTEWHTVAIFSEGLVGVVERYLRKGSKVYVEGQLQTRKWQDQSGNDRYSTEVVIRGLNGSLTMLDGAQGGGGGGGGYSGGGGGGGGQRSGGNDGGWNQGGGGGSSSGGGSNYDDLDDDIPF; encoded by the coding sequence ATGGCCGGTAGCCTCAACAAAGTCATGCTGATCGGAAACCTGGGCGCAGACCCGGAAATCCGCAGCTTCCAGAACGGCGGCAAGGTCGCCAACCTGCGTATCGCCACCAGCGAGACGTGGAAGGACCGCAACACCGGCGAACGGCAGGAGCGGACCGAGTGGCACACCGTCGCGATCTTTTCCGAAGGTCTCGTCGGCGTAGTCGAACGCTACTTGCGCAAGGGCAGCAAGGTCTATGTCGAAGGGCAGCTGCAGACCCGAAAGTGGCAGGACCAATCGGGTAACGACCGCTATTCCACCGAAGTGGTGATCCGCGGCCTCAATGGCTCACTCACCATGTTAGACGGCGCCCAGGGCGGCGGCGGTGGCGGTGGCGGCTACTCTGGCGGTGGCGGTGGTGGCGGCGGCCAGCGGTCGGGCGGAAACGACGGTGGCTGGAACCAGGGCGGCGGTGGCGGCTCGTCCTCCGGCGGCGGCTCCAACTATGACGATCTGGATGACGACATTCCGTTCTGA
- a CDS encoding ubiquinol-cytochrome C chaperone family protein codes for MGLLDGLLKRRKVDKREELRPLWHRVVGISREAQWYRDLGVEDSTAGRFDMITMVLICVLLRMEAEPGLESETTLLTELFVADMDGQLREAGIGDMVVGKHVGRLMSTLGGRWGALRDGFAADDDGELVEAVRRNVTLANDDRAEGLAGELRHLRSQLMSLKRENVLAGSIPR; via the coding sequence ATGGGACTGCTCGACGGATTGCTCAAACGCCGCAAGGTCGACAAGCGCGAGGAATTGCGCCCGCTGTGGCACCGCGTCGTCGGGATCAGCCGCGAGGCGCAGTGGTACCGCGACCTGGGGGTCGAGGATTCGACCGCCGGGCGTTTCGACATGATCACCATGGTCCTGATCTGCGTACTGTTGCGGATGGAGGCCGAGCCGGGCCTGGAAAGCGAGACCACACTGCTGACCGAACTGTTCGTGGCCGACATGGACGGCCAGCTGCGCGAGGCGGGGATCGGCGACATGGTCGTCGGCAAGCATGTCGGCCGGCTCATGAGCACGCTCGGCGGCCGGTGGGGCGCGCTGCGCGATGGCTTCGCTGCCGACGATGACGGCGAACTGGTGGAGGCGGTGCGCCGCAACGTCACCCTGGCGAACGATGACCGGGCCGAAGGGCTGGCCGGCGAACTGCGCCACTTGCGCAGCCAGCTGATGAGCCTGAAGCGCGAGAACGTGCTGGCCGGGTCGATCCCGCGATGA
- a CDS encoding GNAT family N-acetyltransferase, whose product MEIARLGPGDANALGDLNRFFARVFPDPELLDHPGLEDDAASLWLADERNVALVARAGDAIVGGLVAYRLDKIEGRREFYLYDLAVDEGYRRRGIATALIGELQNIARAAGSWMIFVQADYGDDPAVALYEKLGVREDVMHFDIVP is encoded by the coding sequence ATGGAGATCGCGCGGCTCGGACCAGGCGATGCGAATGCACTCGGCGATCTGAACCGCTTCTTCGCCCGTGTCTTCCCCGATCCGGAGCTGCTGGATCATCCCGGGCTCGAGGACGATGCCGCTTCCCTGTGGTTGGCTGACGAGCGAAACGTGGCGCTCGTGGCCAGAGCCGGTGATGCCATCGTGGGCGGGCTTGTCGCCTACCGCCTCGACAAGATCGAAGGGCGGCGGGAATTCTATCTTTACGATCTAGCCGTGGACGAGGGCTATCGGCGACGCGGCATCGCCACCGCCTTGATCGGCGAACTGCAGAATATTGCGCGCGCAGCGGGTAGCTGGATGATCTTCGTCCAGGCCGACTATGGCGACGACCCGGCGGTTGCTCTCTACGAGAAGCTGGGCGTCCGCGAAGACGTGATGCATTTCGACATCGTTCCCTGA
- the hslV gene encoding ATP-dependent protease subunit HslV codes for MTGSKDSHGLTTWHGTTIIGVKRGGKTVVAGDGQVSMGNTVMKPNARKVRRIGKDGKVVGGFAGATADAFTLFERLEKKLEQYSGQLMRAAVELAKDWRTDKYLRNLEALMIVADADTLLVLTGNGDVLEPEGGIAAIGSGGNYALSAARALADYEDDAEKIARKAMAVAADVCVFTNDQVTLETV; via the coding sequence ATGACTGGATCGAAGGACAGCCACGGCCTGACGACGTGGCACGGCACCACCATCATCGGCGTGAAGCGCGGCGGCAAGACCGTCGTCGCCGGTGACGGGCAGGTTTCCATGGGCAACACGGTGATGAAGCCGAATGCCCGCAAGGTTCGCCGCATCGGCAAGGACGGCAAGGTTGTGGGCGGTTTCGCCGGAGCGACCGCCGACGCCTTCACTCTGTTCGAGCGACTGGAAAAGAAGCTGGAGCAGTACAGCGGCCAGCTGATGCGCGCCGCGGTGGAACTCGCCAAGGACTGGCGGACCGACAAGTATCTCCGCAATCTCGAAGCGCTGATGATCGTGGCCGATGCGGACACGCTGCTGGTTCTGACCGGCAACGGCGACGTGCTTGAGCCCGAAGGCGGCATCGCGGCCATCGGCAGCGGCGGCAATTACGCCCTGTCCGCCGCCCGCGCGCTCGCCGATTACGAGGACGATGCGGAAAAGATCGCGCGCAAGGCCATGGCCGTTGCCGCCGACGTCTGCGTCTTCACCAACGACCAGGTCACGCTCGAAACAGTCTGA
- a CDS encoding outer membrane protein assembly factor BamE: MARLAPLASLALVAATLGGCASITEQRGYIIDRFLLESVQPGIDNRRSVEQTLGRPSFESQFGDPVWYYVSSTTERAPFGTPQIDKHLTFAVHFDEAGRVTQVTQAGMEQVARIDPDGDETPTLGRDRGFFEDLFGNIGRVGAPGAGGAGGPGGQ, encoded by the coding sequence ATGGCACGCCTTGCGCCTCTCGCTTCCCTGGCACTGGTCGCCGCCACGCTTGGCGGATGCGCCTCGATTACCGAGCAGCGCGGCTACATCATCGACCGCTTCCTGCTGGAATCGGTCCAGCCGGGGATCGATAACCGCCGCAGTGTGGAACAGACGCTGGGCCGGCCGAGCTTCGAAAGCCAGTTCGGCGATCCGGTGTGGTATTACGTGTCCTCCACCACGGAACGCGCGCCCTTCGGCACGCCGCAGATCGACAAGCATCTGACCTTCGCCGTGCATTTCGACGAGGCCGGACGCGTGACGCAGGTGACGCAGGCTGGGATGGAGCAGGTCGCAAGGATCGACCCCGATGGCGATGAAACGCCCACGCTGGGCCGCGACCGCGGCTTCTTCGAAGACCTGTTCGGCAATATCGGCCGCGTCGGCGCGCCGGGTGCGGGCGGGGCCGGCGGGCCGGGCGGGCAGTAA
- a CDS encoding FeoA family protein has translation MTLDLLPARVKGRITAIDWAVLAPEEAKRLRALGFDEGADVEVDYRGVFGGRDPLAVSLGEMTVAIRRVHAAAMQVEPAA, from the coding sequence ACGCTCGACCTGTTGCCCGCCCGCGTGAAGGGCCGAATCACTGCCATCGACTGGGCCGTCCTCGCTCCCGAAGAAGCGAAGCGCCTCCGCGCGCTCGGCTTCGATGAAGGCGCCGATGTCGAGGTCGATTATCGCGGTGTCTTCGGCGGGCGCGACCCGCTGGCCGTGTCGCTCGGCGAAATGACCGTGGCGATCCGCCGCGTCCACGCTGCCGCCATGCAGGTGGAGCCCGCGGCATGA
- the feoB gene encoding ferrous iron transporter B, with amino-acid sequence MSAPRTVALVGNPNAGKSALFNALTGARQKIANYPGVTVERRAGRMVLPSGEPVELIDLPGSYSLDPASPDEEVTARVVLGEFEGEARPDVIVIVLDATNLSQHLVFAQEIIELGRPVVVALNMLDLAERDGLVLDPQALEEALGVPVVPTVAVRKRGLDALLERVGTASHTHVEARPHLTLPERRLSARNMAKGAILSRSAAHKLHSSVDKLLLNPWIGPLFLFALLFVIFQAVFAWATPFADAIDAAAGAAIEWVSANFAEGFLRDLVTEGVIAGVGSVVVFLPQIVILFAFILVMEQSGYMARAAFIMDRLMAHVGLSGRSFIPLLSSFACAIPGIMATRSIADPKDRLTTILIAPLMTCSARLPVYAVIIAAFIPATTVGWGIGLQGLVLFGLYVAGIVGAMIVALVLRRTATKGAASGFIMELPRYQLPRLKDLAMGLWQRAWVFLRRAGTIIFTATVALWLLLSFPQAAPGEDQVDASAAGHLANGLAVVLEPIGFNRDISLALIPAMAAREVAVASLATTYAVSSDDEDETAERLTTQLASRWSLPTALAFLAWFVFAPQCLSTIAVARRETNGWKWPVFMLAYLFALAYVFAGLTFWTATALGL; translated from the coding sequence ATGAGCGCGCCGCGCACCGTCGCGCTGGTCGGCAATCCCAATGCCGGCAAGAGCGCGCTGTTCAACGCGCTCACCGGCGCGCGGCAGAAGATAGCCAACTATCCCGGCGTCACCGTGGAACGACGCGCGGGGCGCATGGTCCTTCCCTCGGGCGAACCGGTCGAACTGATCGACCTTCCCGGCAGCTACAGCCTCGACCCCGCCAGCCCGGACGAGGAAGTGACCGCCAGGGTCGTGCTGGGCGAATTCGAGGGCGAGGCGCGACCCGATGTCATCGTGATCGTGCTGGACGCCACGAACCTGTCGCAGCACCTCGTCTTCGCGCAGGAAATCATCGAACTCGGCCGCCCGGTCGTGGTGGCGCTCAACATGCTCGACCTTGCCGAGCGGGACGGGCTGGTGCTCGACCCGCAGGCGCTGGAAGAAGCGCTCGGCGTGCCCGTGGTCCCCACCGTCGCCGTGCGCAAGCGGGGCCTCGACGCCTTGCTCGAAAGGGTGGGCACGGCATCGCACACGCATGTCGAAGCGCGCCCGCACCTGACCTTGCCCGAACGCCGGCTGTCCGCGCGCAACATGGCCAAGGGCGCGATCCTGTCGCGCTCGGCCGCACACAAGCTGCACAGTTCGGTCGACAAGCTGCTGCTCAACCCATGGATCGGGCCCCTTTTCCTGTTCGCGCTGCTGTTCGTGATCTTCCAGGCCGTGTTCGCCTGGGCGACCCCGTTCGCCGACGCGATCGATGCGGCGGCGGGGGCGGCGATCGAGTGGGTGAGCGCGAATTTCGCCGAAGGGTTCCTGCGCGATCTCGTGACCGAAGGGGTGATCGCAGGCGTCGGGTCGGTGGTGGTGTTCCTGCCGCAGATCGTGATCCTGTTCGCCTTCATCCTGGTGATGGAGCAGTCGGGCTACATGGCACGCGCGGCGTTCATCATGGACCGGCTGATGGCCCATGTCGGCTTGTCCGGACGCAGCTTCATCCCGCTGTTGTCCAGCTTCGCCTGCGCGATCCCGGGCATCATGGCGACCCGCAGCATCGCGGATCCCAAGGACCGCCTGACCACGATCCTGATCGCCCCGCTGATGACCTGCAGCGCGCGCCTGCCGGTCTACGCGGTGATCATCGCCGCATTCATCCCGGCGACCACCGTGGGGTGGGGCATCGGGCTGCAGGGACTGGTGCTGTTCGGCCTCTACGTCGCGGGCATCGTCGGCGCGATGATCGTGGCGCTGGTGCTGCGGCGCACCGCCACGAAGGGCGCGGCGAGCGGGTTTATCATGGAACTGCCGCGTTACCAGCTTCCGCGGCTGAAGGATCTCGCCATGGGCCTGTGGCAGCGTGCGTGGGTGTTCCTGCGCCGTGCGGGCACGATCATCTTTACGGCCACCGTCGCGCTGTGGCTGCTGCTCAGTTTCCCGCAAGCCGCGCCGGGCGAAGACCAGGTGGATGCCAGCGCCGCGGGCCACCTTGCCAACGGGCTTGCCGTGGTGCTGGAGCCGATCGGCTTCAACCGCGACATCTCGCTGGCGCTGATCCCCGCGATGGCGGCCCGCGAGGTCGCCGTGGCGAGCCTTGCGACCACCTATGCCGTCTCCTCGGACGACGAGGACGAGACCGCCGAACGGCTGACCACCCAGCTTGCCAGCCGGTGGAGCCTGCCGACCGCGCTCGCCTTCCTCGCGTGGTTCGTCTTCGCGCCGCAGTGCCTGTCCACCATTGCCGTTGCACGGCGCGAGACGAACGGGTGGAAGTGGCCGGTCTTCATGCTGGCGTACCTGTTTGCGCTGGCATACGTTTTTGCCGGCCTCACCTTTTGGACCGCCACCGCGCTGGGTCTATAG
- the hslU gene encoding ATP-dependent protease ATPase subunit HslU gives MTDNLTPKAIVAALDEHIIGQKDAKRAVSVALRNRWRRQRLPRELRDEVTPKNILMIGPTGCGKTEISRRLAKLVDAPFVKVEATKFTEVGYVGRDVEQIARDLAEDAIRLEKDRRREAVREAASEAAMQRLLNALVGENASEATRESFRQRIVDNSMNETEVEIEVADSPNAPMEIPGLGGGMGMIDLSDMMGKALGKKPTKRRKLKVPDAWDKLVDEEAEKRMDQDDVNRVALQNAETNGIVFLDEVDKIAVSDVRGGSVSREGVQRDLLPLIEGTTVATKYGPMKTDHVLFIASGAFHVAKPSDMLPELQGRLPIRVELRSLTQEDFVRILSETKANLVSQYKALLGTEDVTVEMTDDAIAEVARIAAQVNETVENIGARRLQTVMERLFEELSFEAEAKKGETVTIDADYVRERLTGLAEDADLSKYIL, from the coding sequence ATGACCGACAACCTCACCCCCAAGGCGATCGTCGCCGCGCTCGACGAGCACATCATCGGCCAGAAGGATGCCAAGCGCGCGGTGTCCGTGGCGCTGCGCAACCGCTGGCGCCGCCAGCGCCTGCCGCGCGAGTTGCGCGACGAGGTGACGCCGAAGAACATCCTGATGATCGGCCCGACCGGTTGCGGCAAGACAGAGATCAGCCGCCGGCTCGCCAAGCTGGTCGATGCGCCCTTCGTGAAGGTGGAGGCGACCAAGTTTACCGAAGTCGGCTATGTCGGCCGCGACGTGGAACAGATCGCCCGCGACCTTGCCGAAGATGCGATCCGGCTGGAAAAGGACCGCCGCCGCGAAGCGGTGCGCGAAGCGGCGAGCGAGGCCGCGATGCAGCGGCTGCTCAACGCACTGGTCGGCGAGAATGCGAGCGAGGCGACCCGCGAAAGCTTCCGCCAGCGCATCGTCGACAACTCGATGAACGAGACCGAGGTGGAAATCGAGGTCGCCGACAGCCCCAATGCGCCGATGGAAATCCCCGGCCTTGGCGGGGGCATGGGCATGATCGATCTTTCCGACATGATGGGCAAGGCGCTCGGCAAGAAGCCGACCAAGCGGCGCAAACTGAAAGTCCCCGATGCGTGGGACAAGCTGGTCGACGAAGAGGCCGAGAAGCGTATGGACCAGGACGACGTGAACCGGGTCGCGCTGCAGAATGCGGAAACCAATGGGATCGTCTTCCTCGACGAAGTGGACAAGATCGCGGTCAGCGACGTGCGCGGTGGCAGCGTGTCGCGCGAAGGCGTGCAGCGCGACCTGCTGCCGCTGATCGAAGGCACGACCGTGGCCACGAAATACGGCCCGATGAAGACCGATCACGTGCTCTTCATCGCCAGCGGCGCGTTCCATGTCGCCAAACCTTCCGACATGCTGCCCGAATTGCAGGGCCGCCTGCCGATCCGCGTCGAGCTGCGCAGCCTGACGCAGGAGGATTTCGTTCGCATCCTGTCCGAAACCAAGGCCAACCTCGTCAGCCAGTACAAGGCGCTGCTCGGCACGGAAGACGTGACCGTGGAGATGACCGACGACGCGATCGCCGAGGTCGCGCGCATCGCCGCGCAGGTGAACGAGACGGTCGAGAATATCGGCGCCCGCCGCCTGCAGACCGTGATGGAGCGCCTGTTCGAGGAACTGAGCTTCGAGGCCGAAGCGAAGAAGGGCGAGACCGTGACGATCGACGCCGACTACGTACGCGAGCGCCTGACCGGCCTCGCGGAAGACGCGGATCTGTCGAAGTATATTCTCTGA
- a CDS encoding ABCB family ABC transporter ATP-binding protein/permease, whose amino-acid sequence MKPRRDPADWATIRRFLPYLWPAGRPDLKRRIVIALLLVLCAKGIILTIPFAYKYAIDHMSQLEGALATATLPMVLVVAYAAGRFGSVAFDNIRNIAFEKVGQDATRELATDVFARLHRLSLRFHLSRRTGEVTKVIERGTKSIDSMLYFILFNIAPTIIELTIVGIIFYTMFGWELVAATAVTVVLYIAVTRWITEWRTKLRAQMNDLDGTALARAVDSLLNYETVKYFGAEKREEERYGSAARAYAEAAIKSDNSLAHLNMAQAFITNMLMAGAMAFTVWEWSNGNLTVGDLVLVNTYLMQLFRPLDMLGWVYRTIRQGLIDMAEMFRLMDTEVEVSDKPGAPALVVRKPTLVFDNVTFGYESERTILRGLSFEVPAGSQVAIVGPSGAGKSTIGRLLFRFYDPNSGRILIDGQDIAEVTQASLRAAIGIVPQDSVLFNDTIGYNIAYGRADATQEEIVQAARDAAILPFIEMLPDGLDTEVGERGLKLSGGEKQRVAIARTLLKNPPIVLFDEATSALDTRTEQDILATMNRVAKDRTTLAIAHRLSTVADADRILVLDQGRLAESGSHAELLRADGLYAEMWSRQLAESEDVAEAAE is encoded by the coding sequence ATGAAACCCAGGCGGGACCCGGCAGACTGGGCCACGATCCGGCGCTTCCTGCCCTATCTGTGGCCGGCGGGGCGCCCGGACCTGAAGCGGCGCATCGTCATCGCGCTGCTGCTGGTGCTGTGCGCCAAGGGCATCATCCTGACGATCCCCTTCGCCTATAAGTATGCCATCGACCACATGAGCCAGCTGGAAGGCGCGCTCGCCACGGCGACCCTGCCGATGGTCTTGGTGGTGGCCTATGCCGCCGGGCGCTTCGGCTCCGTCGCTTTCGACAACATCCGCAACATCGCTTTCGAGAAGGTCGGGCAGGACGCCACGCGCGAGCTGGCAACGGATGTCTTCGCGCGGCTTCACCGCCTGTCGCTGCGCTTCCACCTGTCGCGCCGCACGGGCGAAGTCACCAAGGTGATCGAGCGCGGCACCAAGAGCATCGATTCGATGCTCTACTTCATCCTCTTCAACATCGCGCCGACGATCATCGAGCTGACCATCGTCGGCATCATCTTCTACACGATGTTCGGGTGGGAACTGGTCGCGGCAACCGCCGTCACGGTCGTCCTCTATATCGCGGTCACCCGCTGGATCACCGAATGGCGCACCAAGCTGCGGGCGCAGATGAACGATCTCGACGGGACGGCGCTGGCCCGCGCGGTCGATTCGCTCCTCAATTACGAGACAGTGAAATATTTCGGCGCGGAGAAGCGCGAGGAAGAGCGCTATGGCAGCGCGGCGCGCGCCTATGCCGAGGCGGCGATCAAGTCCGACAACTCGCTCGCCCATCTCAACATGGCGCAGGCCTTCATTACCAACATGTTGATGGCCGGTGCGATGGCCTTCACCGTGTGGGAATGGTCGAACGGCAATCTGACGGTGGGCGACCTGGTGCTGGTGAACACCTACCTGATGCAGCTGTTTCGCCCGCTCGACATGCTGGGTTGGGTCTATCGCACGATCCGCCAGGGCCTGATCGACATGGCCGAAATGTTTCGCCTGATGGATACCGAAGTCGAAGTGTCCGACAAGCCGGGTGCGCCTGCGCTGGTCGTGCGCAAACCCACGCTGGTCTTCGATAACGTGACCTTCGGCTACGAGTCGGAGCGCACGATCTTGAGGGGCCTGTCGTTCGAAGTGCCCGCCGGATCGCAGGTCGCCATCGTCGGCCCTTCGGGCGCGGGCAAGTCCACCATCGGGCGGCTCTTGTTCCGTTTCTACGATCCCAATTCGGGCCGCATCCTGATCGACGGGCAGGATATCGCCGAGGTGACGCAGGCTTCGCTGCGCGCGGCGATCGGCATCGTCCCGCAGGACAGCGTGCTGTTCAACGACACGATCGGCTACAACATCGCCTACGGCCGTGCCGACGCGACGCAGGAAGAGATCGTCCAGGCCGCCCGCGATGCCGCGATCCTGCCCTTCATCGAAATGCTGCCGGACGGCCTCGACACCGAGGTGGGCGAGCGGGGCCTGAAGCTTTCGGGCGGCGAGAAGCAGCGCGTGGCCATCGCGCGGACCCTGCTCAAGAACCCGCCCATCGTGCTGTTCGATGAAGCGACCAGCGCGCTCGACACCCGGACGGAGCAGGACATCCTCGCCACGATGAACCGCGTGGCGAAGGACCGCACCACGCTGGCCATCGCGCACCGGCTCTCCACCGTGGCCGATGCCGACCGGATCCTGGTCCTCGACCAGGGACGGCTTGCCGAAAGCGGCAGCCACGCTGAACTGCTGCGCGCCGACGGGCTTTATGCGGAGATGTGGTCGCGCCAGCTAGCGGAGAGCGAGGACGTGGCGGAAGCCGCCGAGTAG
- a CDS encoding YceD family protein, with translation MSDAAAPEFSRMVDPRKLTEGAIVLEPDEGERSALARRFDLVSVDSMRAEVVLDPDGNAVAAHGTLEAQIVQSCAVSGDDLPARIEEDISLRFVPENSLPTPDEEIELTADQLDEIEYRGDRFDLGEAVAQTLGLAIDPFAEGPGAEEARKAGLVSSAEASGPFAALAALKKGN, from the coding sequence ATGAGCGATGCGGCCGCCCCCGAATTTTCCCGCATGGTCGATCCGCGCAAGCTGACCGAAGGGGCGATCGTGCTCGAACCCGACGAGGGCGAGCGCAGCGCGCTGGCGCGGCGGTTCGACCTCGTTTCCGTCGACAGCATGCGTGCCGAGGTCGTGCTCGATCCCGATGGCAACGCGGTGGCCGCGCACGGCACGCTGGAGGCGCAAATCGTGCAGAGCTGCGCGGTTTCGGGCGATGACCTGCCGGCGCGCATCGAAGAGGACATCTCGCTGCGCTTCGTGCCGGAGAACAGCCTGCCGACGCCGGACGAGGAAATCGAACTCACGGCCGACCAGCTCGACGAAATCGAATACAGGGGCGACCGGTTCGACCTGGGCGAAGCGGTTGCGCAGACGCTCGGGCTCGCGATTGATCCCTTCGCCGAAGGGCCGGGCGCGGAAGAGGCGCGCAAGGCGGGGCTGGTGTCGAGCGCCGAGGCCAGCGGGCCTTTTGCCGCGCTGGCTGCCCTCAAGAAGGGCAATTAG
- a CDS encoding SulP family inorganic anion transporter yields the protein MFNSAAFRRDWFGNVRADILAGIVVALALIPEAIGFSIIAGVDPRVGLYASITIAMVIAFTGGRPGMISAATAAVAVVVIPLVRDYGVEYLFAATILMGIFQLVAAVIRLDLLMQFVSRSVITGFVNALAILIFMAQLPQLVGVPWITYPLVAGALAIIYVLPRLTTAVPSPLVAIVIIGAITISMGLDVNTVSDMGELPEGLPYFVLPDVPLTWETLRIIAPYSATMAAVGLLESLLTAQIVDDMTHTDSDKQRESGGQGIANIAAAFFGGMGGCAMIGQSVINVTSGGRGRLSSFTAGITLLVLLAALGPIVGQIPMAALVAVMIMVSIGTFSWNSIPNLRYHPWQSSVVMLSTVVVVVASHNLALGVLVGVLLSGIFFTGKVMTMFDVTRVRDDQVATYTITGQIFFASASRFSHAFGRESERPDPADHVVIDVTRAHFWDISGVGVLDKVVERMRLNGRSVQVIGLNEASADLIDKFALTDKTGVEIGLAPHP from the coding sequence ATGTTCAATTCCGCCGCGTTCAGGCGCGACTGGTTCGGCAATGTCCGGGCCGATATCCTCGCCGGCATCGTCGTCGCCCTCGCGCTGATCCCGGAGGCGATCGGCTTCTCGATCATCGCCGGGGTCGATCCGCGCGTCGGCCTGTATGCCTCGATCACCATTGCCATGGTCATCGCCTTTACCGGCGGGCGGCCCGGCATGATTTCCGCCGCCACCGCCGCGGTGGCCGTGGTGGTGATCCCGCTGGTGCGCGATTACGGGGTGGAATACCTGTTCGCCGCGACGATCCTGATGGGCATCTTCCAGCTGGTCGCGGCCGTCATCCGGCTCGACCTGCTGATGCAGTTTGTCAGCCGCAGCGTCATCACCGGCTTCGTCAACGCCCTCGCGATCCTCATTTTCATGGCACAGTTGCCCCAGCTGGTCGGCGTGCCGTGGATCACCTACCCGCTTGTCGCCGGCGCGCTGGCCATCATTTACGTGCTGCCGCGCCTGACCACGGCCGTCCCCTCCCCGCTTGTCGCGATCGTCATCATCGGGGCGATAACGATCAGCATGGGGTTGGACGTGAACACGGTCAGCGACATGGGCGAACTGCCCGAAGGCCTGCCGTATTTCGTTCTGCCCGACGTGCCGCTGACGTGGGAAACGCTGCGGATCATCGCGCCCTATTCCGCTACCATGGCCGCCGTCGGCCTGCTGGAAAGCCTGCTGACCGCGCAGATCGTCGACGACATGACGCACACCGATTCCGACAAGCAGCGCGAGAGCGGCGGGCAAGGCATCGCCAACATCGCCGCGGCCTTCTTCGGCGGCATGGGCGGCTGCGCAATGATCGGCCAGTCGGTCATCAACGTGACCAGCGGCGGGCGCGGGCGCCTGTCCAGCTTCACCGCAGGGATCACCCTGCTGGTGCTGCTCGCCGCGCTCGGGCCCATCGTCGGGCAGATCCCGATGGCGGCGCTGGTGGCGGTGATGATCATGGTCAGCATCGGCACCTTCAGCTGGAATTCGATTCCCAACCTTCGTTACCACCCCTGGCAATCGAGCGTCGTGATGCTGAGCACCGTCGTCGTCGTCGTGGCGAGCCACAACCTCGCGCTGGGCGTGCTGGTGGGCGTACTGCTGTCCGGCATCTTCTTCACCGGCAAGGTGATGACGATGTTCGATGTCACCCGCGTGCGGGACGACCAGGTCGCCACCTACACGATCACCGGGCAAATCTTCTTCGCCAGCGCCAGCCGCTTCAGCCACGCGTTCGGCCGGGAAAGCGAGCGTCCCGACCCGGCCGACCACGTGGTGATCGATGTCACCCGCGCCCATTTCTGGGACATCAGCGGCGTCGGCGTGCTCGACAAGGTGGTGGAACGCATGCGCCTGAACGGTCGCAGCGTGCAGGTGATCGGCCTCAACGAGGCGAGCGCCGACCTGATCGACAAGTTCGCCCTGACCGACAAGACCGGCGTGGAGATCGGGCTGGCCCCGCATCCCTAG